One stretch of Prionailurus viverrinus isolate Anna chromosome C1, UM_Priviv_1.0, whole genome shotgun sequence DNA includes these proteins:
- the PIK3CD gene encoding phosphatidylinositol 4,5-bisphosphate 3-kinase catalytic subunit delta isoform isoform X4, translating to MVHSSSILAMRDEQSNPAPQVQKPRTKPPPIPMKKPSSLSLWSLEQPFCVELIQGSKVNADERMKLVVQAGLFHGNETLCKTVSSSEVSVCSEPVWKQRLEFDINVCDLPRMARLCFALYAVIEKAKKARSTKKKSKKADCPIAWANLMLFDYKDQLKTGECCLYMWPSAPDEKGELLNPAGTVRSNPNTESAAALVICLPEVSAYPVYYPALDKILELGRHGEHGRFSEEEQLQLREILERRGSGELYEHEKDLVWKMRHEVQERFPEALARLLLVTKWNKHEDVAQMLYLLCSWPDLPVLSALELLDFSFPDRHVGSFAIKSLRKLTDDELFQYLLQLVQVLKYESYLDCELTKFLLDRALSNRKIGHFLFWHLRSEMHVPSVALRFGLIMEAYCRGSTHHMKVLMRQGEALSKLKALNDFVKVSSQKTTRPQTKELMHLCMRQETYLEALSNLQSPLDPSTLLAEVCVEQCTFMDSKMKPLWVIYSNEEAGSDSSVGIIFKNGDDLRQDMLTLQMIQLMDVLWKQEGLDLRMTPYGCLSTGDRTGLIEVVLHSDTIANIQLNKSNMAATAAFNKDALLNWLKSKNPGEALDRAIEEFTLSCAGYCVATYVLGIGDRHSDNIMIRENGQLFHIDFGHFLGNFKTKFGINRERVPFILTYDFVHVIQQGKTNNSEKFERFRGYCERAYTILRRHGPLFLHLFALMRAAGLPELSCSKDIQYLKDSLALGKTEEEALKHFRVKFNEALRESWKTKVNWLAHNVSKDNRQ from the exons ATGGTGCACTCTTCTTCCATCCTCGCCATGCGGGATGAGCAGAGCAACCCTGCCCCCCAAGTCCAAAAACCACGCACCAAACCGCCTCCCATTCCCATGAAGAAG ccttcttCCTTGTCCCTGTGGTCCCTGGAGCAGCCTTTCTGCGTGGAGCTGATCCAGGGTAGCAAAGTGAATGCGGATGAGCGGATGAAG CTGGTGGTGCAGGCCGGGCTCTTCCATGGCAACGAGACGCTGTGCAAGACGGTGTCCAGCTCGGAGGTGAGCGTGTGCTCAGAGCCCGTGTGGAAGCAGCGGCTAGAGTTTGACATCAACGTCTGCGACCTGCCTCGCATGGCTCGTCTCTGCTTTGCACTTTACGCCGTGATCGAGAAGGCCAAGAAGGCTCGGTCCACCAAGAAGAAGTCCAAGAAGGCG GACTGCCCCATCGCCTGGGCCAACCTCATGCTGTTTGACTACAAGGACCAGCTCAAGACCGGTGAATGCTGCCTGTACATGTGGCCGTCCGCACCAG ACGAGAAGGGGGAGCTGCTGAACCCCGCGGGAACAGTGCGGAGTAACCCCAACACGGAGAGCGCTGCTGCCCTAGTCATCTGCCTCCCTGAGGTGTCCGCCTACCCTGTGTACTACCCAGCCCTGGACAAG ATTCTGGAGCTGGGGCGGCACGGGGAGCACGGGCGCTTCAGCGAGGAGGAG CAGCTGCAGCTGCGGGAAATCCTGGAGCGGCGGGGGTCCGGGGAGCTGTACGAGCACGAGAAAGACCTGGTGTGGAAGATGCGGCACGAGGTCCAGGAGCGCTTCCCGGAGGCGCTGGCCCGCCTGCTGCTGGTCACCAAGTGGAACAAGCACGAGGATGTGGCCCAg ATGCTCTACCTGCTGTGCTCCTGGCCGGACCTGCCCGTCCTGAGCGCCCTGGAGCTGCTGGACTTCAGCTTCCCCGACCGCCACGTGGGCTCCTTCGCCATCAAGTCTCTGCGGAAACTGAC GGACGATGAGCTTTTCCAGTACCTGCTGCAGCTGGTGCAGGTCCTCAAGTACGAGTCCTACCTGGACTGCGAGCTGACCAAGTTCCTGCTGGACCGGGCCCTGTCCAACCGCAAGATCGGCCACTTCCTTTTCTGGCACCTCCG ctCCGAGATGCACGTGCCCTCCGTGGCGCTGCGCTTCGGCCTCATCATGGAAGCCTACTGCAGGGGCAGCACCCACCACATGAAGGTGCTGATGAGGCAG GGCGAGGCGCTGAGCAAACTGAAGGCCCTGAACGACTTTGTCAAGGTGAGCTCCCAGAAGACCACCCGGCCCCAGACCAAGGAGCTGATGCACCTGTGCATGCGCCAGGAGACCTACCTGGAGGCCCTCTCCAACCTGCAGTCCCCGCTGGACCCCAGCACCCTGCTGGCCGAAGTCTG CGTGGAACAGTGCACCTTCATGGATTCCAAGATGAAGCCCCTGTGGGTCATATACAGCAACGAGGAGGCGGGCAGTGACAGCAGTGTGGGCATCATCTTTAAGAACGGGGACG ACCTCCGCCAGGACATGCTGACTCTGCAGATGATCCAGCTCATGGACGTTCTGTGGAAGCAGGAGGGATTGGACCTGAG GATGACCCCCTATGGCTGCCTCTCCACGGGGGACCGCACAGGCCTCATCGAGGTGGTGCTTCACTCAGACACCATCGCCAACATCCAGCTGAACAAAAGCAACATGGCAGCCACGGCTGCCTTCAACAAGGATGCCCTGCTCAACTGGCTCAAGTCCAAGAACCCTGG ggaagccTTGGATCGAGCCATTGAGGAGTTTACCCTCTCCTGCGCGGGTTACTGTGTGGCCACTTACGTGTTGGGCATCGGTGATCGGCACAGTGACAACATCATGATCCGCGAGAATGGGCAG CTGTTCCACATTGATTTTGGCCACTTTCTGGGGAATTTCAAGACCAAGTTTGGAATCAACCGTGAGCGCGTCCCATTCATCCTCACGTACGACTTTGTGCACGTGATCCAGCAGGGGAAAACGAATAACAGTGAGAAATTTGAAAG gttCCGTGGCTACTGTGAGCGAGCCTATACCATCCTGCGGCGCCACGGGCCTCTGTTCCTTCACCTCTTCGCCCTGATGCGGGCCGCCGGCCTGCCTGAGCTCAGCTGCTCCAAAGACATCCAGTATCTCAAG GACTCTCTGGCCTTGGGAAAGACAGAGGAGGAGGCTCTAAAGCACTTTCGAGTGAAGTTCAACGAAGCCCTCCGGGAGAGCTGGAAGACCAAAGTGAACTGGCTGGCCCACAACGTGTCCAAAGACAACAGGCAGTAG
- the PIK3CD gene encoding phosphatidylinositol 4,5-bisphosphate 3-kinase catalytic subunit delta isoform isoform X1 yields the protein MPPGVDCPMEFWTKEENQSVAVDFLLPTGVYLNFPVSRNANLSTIKKVLWHRAQYEPLFHMLSDPEAYVFTCVNQTAEQQELEDEQRRLCDIQPFLPVLRLVAREGDRVKKLVNSQISLLIGKGLHEFDSLRDPEVNDFRTKMRQFCEEAAARRQQLGWEAWLQYSFPLQLEPSARSWGAGTLRVPNRALLVNVKFEGSEESFTFQVSSKDVPLALMACALRKKATVFRQPLLERPEDYTLQVNGKHEYLYGSYPLCQFQYICSCLHSGLTPHLTMVHSSSILAMRDEQSNPAPQVQKPRTKPPPIPMKKPSSLSLWSLEQPFCVELIQGSKVNADERMKLVVQAGLFHGNETLCKTVSSSEVSVCSEPVWKQRLEFDINVCDLPRMARLCFALYAVIEKAKKARSTKKKSKKADCPIAWANLMLFDYKDQLKTGECCLYMWPSAPDEKGELLNPAGTVRSNPNTESAAALVICLPEVSAYPVYYPALDKILELGRHGEHGRFSEEEQLQLREILERRGSGELYEHEKDLVWKMRHEVQERFPEALARLLLVTKWNKHEDVAQMLYLLCSWPDLPVLSALELLDFSFPDRHVGSFAIKSLRKLTDDELFQYLLQLVQVLKYESYLDCELTKFLLDRALSNRKIGHFLFWHLRSEMHVPSVALRFGLIMEAYCRGSTHHMKVLMRQGEALSKLKALNDFVKVSSQKTTRPQTKELMHLCMRQETYLEALSNLQSPLDPSTLLAEVCVEQCTFMDSKMKPLWVIYSNEEAGSDSSVGIIFKNGDDLRQDMLTLQMIQLMDVLWKQEGLDLRMTPYGCLSTGDRTGLIEVVLHSDTIANIQLNKSNMAATAAFNKDALLNWLKSKNPGEALDRAIEEFTLSCAGYCVATYVLGIGDRHSDNIMIRENGQLFHIDFGHFLGNFKTKFGINRERVPFILTYDFVHVIQQGKTNNSEKFERFRGYCERAYTILRRHGPLFLHLFALMRAAGLPELSCSKDIQYLKDSLALGKTEEEALKHFRVKFNEALRESWKTKVNWLAHNVSKDNRQ from the exons ATGCCCCCTGGGGTTGACTGCCCCATGGAATTCTGGACCAAGGAGGAGAATCAGAGTGTGGCAGTTGACTTCCTGCTGCCCACGGGGGTCTATCTGAACTTCCCTGTGTCCCGGAATGCCAACCTCAGCACCATCAAGAAG GTGTTGTGGCACCGCGCCCAGTATGAGCCACTCTTCCACATGCTCAGCGACCCTGAGGCCTACGTGTTCACCTGCGTCAACCAGACCGCGGAGCAGCAGGAGCTGGAGGACGAGCAGCGGCGACTGTGTGACATCCAGCCCTTCCTGCCGGTGCTGCGCCTGGTGGCCCGAGAGGGTGACAGGGTGAAGAAGCTTGTCAACTCACAGATCAGCCTCCTCATCGGCAAAG GCCTCCACGAGTTCGACTCCTTGCGGGACCCCGAGGTGAATGACTTTCGCACCAAGATGCGCCAGTTCTGCGAGGAGGCGGCCGCCCGCCGGCAGCAGCTGGGCTGGGAGGCCTGGCTGCAGTACAGCTTCCCCCTGCAGCTGGAGCCCTCGGCCCGGAGCTGGGGGGCCGGCACCCTGCGGGTCCCCAACCGGGCCCTCCTCGTCAACGTCAAGTTTGAGGGCAGCGAG gagAGCTTCACCTTCCAGGTGTCCAGCAAGGATGTGCCCCTGGCACTGATGGCCTGTGCCCTCCGGAAGAAGGCCACGGTGTTCCGGCAGCCGCTGCTGGAGCGGCCTGAGGACTACACCCTGCAGGTGAACGGAAAGCACGAGTACCTCTACGGCAGCTACCCCCTCTGCCAGTTCCAG TACATCTGCAGCTGCTTGCACAGCGGGCTGACCCCCCACCTGACCATGGTGCACTCTTCTTCCATCCTCGCCATGCGGGATGAGCAGAGCAACCCTGCCCCCCAAGTCCAAAAACCACGCACCAAACCGCCTCCCATTCCCATGAAGAAG ccttcttCCTTGTCCCTGTGGTCCCTGGAGCAGCCTTTCTGCGTGGAGCTGATCCAGGGTAGCAAAGTGAATGCGGATGAGCGGATGAAG CTGGTGGTGCAGGCCGGGCTCTTCCATGGCAACGAGACGCTGTGCAAGACGGTGTCCAGCTCGGAGGTGAGCGTGTGCTCAGAGCCCGTGTGGAAGCAGCGGCTAGAGTTTGACATCAACGTCTGCGACCTGCCTCGCATGGCTCGTCTCTGCTTTGCACTTTACGCCGTGATCGAGAAGGCCAAGAAGGCTCGGTCCACCAAGAAGAAGTCCAAGAAGGCG GACTGCCCCATCGCCTGGGCCAACCTCATGCTGTTTGACTACAAGGACCAGCTCAAGACCGGTGAATGCTGCCTGTACATGTGGCCGTCCGCACCAG ACGAGAAGGGGGAGCTGCTGAACCCCGCGGGAACAGTGCGGAGTAACCCCAACACGGAGAGCGCTGCTGCCCTAGTCATCTGCCTCCCTGAGGTGTCCGCCTACCCTGTGTACTACCCAGCCCTGGACAAG ATTCTGGAGCTGGGGCGGCACGGGGAGCACGGGCGCTTCAGCGAGGAGGAG CAGCTGCAGCTGCGGGAAATCCTGGAGCGGCGGGGGTCCGGGGAGCTGTACGAGCACGAGAAAGACCTGGTGTGGAAGATGCGGCACGAGGTCCAGGAGCGCTTCCCGGAGGCGCTGGCCCGCCTGCTGCTGGTCACCAAGTGGAACAAGCACGAGGATGTGGCCCAg ATGCTCTACCTGCTGTGCTCCTGGCCGGACCTGCCCGTCCTGAGCGCCCTGGAGCTGCTGGACTTCAGCTTCCCCGACCGCCACGTGGGCTCCTTCGCCATCAAGTCTCTGCGGAAACTGAC GGACGATGAGCTTTTCCAGTACCTGCTGCAGCTGGTGCAGGTCCTCAAGTACGAGTCCTACCTGGACTGCGAGCTGACCAAGTTCCTGCTGGACCGGGCCCTGTCCAACCGCAAGATCGGCCACTTCCTTTTCTGGCACCTCCG ctCCGAGATGCACGTGCCCTCCGTGGCGCTGCGCTTCGGCCTCATCATGGAAGCCTACTGCAGGGGCAGCACCCACCACATGAAGGTGCTGATGAGGCAG GGCGAGGCGCTGAGCAAACTGAAGGCCCTGAACGACTTTGTCAAGGTGAGCTCCCAGAAGACCACCCGGCCCCAGACCAAGGAGCTGATGCACCTGTGCATGCGCCAGGAGACCTACCTGGAGGCCCTCTCCAACCTGCAGTCCCCGCTGGACCCCAGCACCCTGCTGGCCGAAGTCTG CGTGGAACAGTGCACCTTCATGGATTCCAAGATGAAGCCCCTGTGGGTCATATACAGCAACGAGGAGGCGGGCAGTGACAGCAGTGTGGGCATCATCTTTAAGAACGGGGACG ACCTCCGCCAGGACATGCTGACTCTGCAGATGATCCAGCTCATGGACGTTCTGTGGAAGCAGGAGGGATTGGACCTGAG GATGACCCCCTATGGCTGCCTCTCCACGGGGGACCGCACAGGCCTCATCGAGGTGGTGCTTCACTCAGACACCATCGCCAACATCCAGCTGAACAAAAGCAACATGGCAGCCACGGCTGCCTTCAACAAGGATGCCCTGCTCAACTGGCTCAAGTCCAAGAACCCTGG ggaagccTTGGATCGAGCCATTGAGGAGTTTACCCTCTCCTGCGCGGGTTACTGTGTGGCCACTTACGTGTTGGGCATCGGTGATCGGCACAGTGACAACATCATGATCCGCGAGAATGGGCAG CTGTTCCACATTGATTTTGGCCACTTTCTGGGGAATTTCAAGACCAAGTTTGGAATCAACCGTGAGCGCGTCCCATTCATCCTCACGTACGACTTTGTGCACGTGATCCAGCAGGGGAAAACGAATAACAGTGAGAAATTTGAAAG gttCCGTGGCTACTGTGAGCGAGCCTATACCATCCTGCGGCGCCACGGGCCTCTGTTCCTTCACCTCTTCGCCCTGATGCGGGCCGCCGGCCTGCCTGAGCTCAGCTGCTCCAAAGACATCCAGTATCTCAAG GACTCTCTGGCCTTGGGAAAGACAGAGGAGGAGGCTCTAAAGCACTTTCGAGTGAAGTTCAACGAAGCCCTCCGGGAGAGCTGGAAGACCAAAGTGAACTGGCTGGCCCACAACGTGTCCAAAGACAACAGGCAGTAG
- the PIK3CD gene encoding phosphatidylinositol 4,5-bisphosphate 3-kinase catalytic subunit delta isoform isoform X2, with the protein MPPGVDCPMEFWTKEENQSVAVDFLLPTGVYLNFPVSRNANLSTIKKVLWHRAQYEPLFHMLSDPEAYVFTCVNQTAEQQELEDEQRRLCDIQPFLPVLRLVAREGDRVKKLVNSQISLLIGKGLHEFDSLRDPEVNDFRTKMRQFCEEAAARRQQLGWEAWLQYSFPLQLEPSARSWGAGTLRVPNRALLVNVKFEGSEESFTFQVSSKDVPLALMACALRKKATVFRQPLLERPEDYTLQVNGKHEYLYGSYPLCQFQYICSCLHSGLTPHLTMVHSSSILAMRDEQSNPAPQVQKPRTKPPPIPMKKPSSLSLWSLEQPFCVELIQGSKVNADERMKLVVQAGLFHGNETLCKTVSSSEVSVCSEPVWKQRLEFDINVCDLPRMARLCFALYAVIEKAKKARSTKKKSKKADCPIAWANLMLFDYKDQLKTGECCLYMWPSAPDEKGELLNPAGTVRSNPNTESAAALVICLPEVSAYPVYYPALDKILELGRHGEHGRFSEEELQLREILERRGSGELYEHEKDLVWKMRHEVQERFPEALARLLLVTKWNKHEDVAQMLYLLCSWPDLPVLSALELLDFSFPDRHVGSFAIKSLRKLTDDELFQYLLQLVQVLKYESYLDCELTKFLLDRALSNRKIGHFLFWHLRSEMHVPSVALRFGLIMEAYCRGSTHHMKVLMRQGEALSKLKALNDFVKVSSQKTTRPQTKELMHLCMRQETYLEALSNLQSPLDPSTLLAEVCVEQCTFMDSKMKPLWVIYSNEEAGSDSSVGIIFKNGDDLRQDMLTLQMIQLMDVLWKQEGLDLRMTPYGCLSTGDRTGLIEVVLHSDTIANIQLNKSNMAATAAFNKDALLNWLKSKNPGEALDRAIEEFTLSCAGYCVATYVLGIGDRHSDNIMIRENGQLFHIDFGHFLGNFKTKFGINRERVPFILTYDFVHVIQQGKTNNSEKFERFRGYCERAYTILRRHGPLFLHLFALMRAAGLPELSCSKDIQYLKDSLALGKTEEEALKHFRVKFNEALRESWKTKVNWLAHNVSKDNRQ; encoded by the exons ATGCCCCCTGGGGTTGACTGCCCCATGGAATTCTGGACCAAGGAGGAGAATCAGAGTGTGGCAGTTGACTTCCTGCTGCCCACGGGGGTCTATCTGAACTTCCCTGTGTCCCGGAATGCCAACCTCAGCACCATCAAGAAG GTGTTGTGGCACCGCGCCCAGTATGAGCCACTCTTCCACATGCTCAGCGACCCTGAGGCCTACGTGTTCACCTGCGTCAACCAGACCGCGGAGCAGCAGGAGCTGGAGGACGAGCAGCGGCGACTGTGTGACATCCAGCCCTTCCTGCCGGTGCTGCGCCTGGTGGCCCGAGAGGGTGACAGGGTGAAGAAGCTTGTCAACTCACAGATCAGCCTCCTCATCGGCAAAG GCCTCCACGAGTTCGACTCCTTGCGGGACCCCGAGGTGAATGACTTTCGCACCAAGATGCGCCAGTTCTGCGAGGAGGCGGCCGCCCGCCGGCAGCAGCTGGGCTGGGAGGCCTGGCTGCAGTACAGCTTCCCCCTGCAGCTGGAGCCCTCGGCCCGGAGCTGGGGGGCCGGCACCCTGCGGGTCCCCAACCGGGCCCTCCTCGTCAACGTCAAGTTTGAGGGCAGCGAG gagAGCTTCACCTTCCAGGTGTCCAGCAAGGATGTGCCCCTGGCACTGATGGCCTGTGCCCTCCGGAAGAAGGCCACGGTGTTCCGGCAGCCGCTGCTGGAGCGGCCTGAGGACTACACCCTGCAGGTGAACGGAAAGCACGAGTACCTCTACGGCAGCTACCCCCTCTGCCAGTTCCAG TACATCTGCAGCTGCTTGCACAGCGGGCTGACCCCCCACCTGACCATGGTGCACTCTTCTTCCATCCTCGCCATGCGGGATGAGCAGAGCAACCCTGCCCCCCAAGTCCAAAAACCACGCACCAAACCGCCTCCCATTCCCATGAAGAAG ccttcttCCTTGTCCCTGTGGTCCCTGGAGCAGCCTTTCTGCGTGGAGCTGATCCAGGGTAGCAAAGTGAATGCGGATGAGCGGATGAAG CTGGTGGTGCAGGCCGGGCTCTTCCATGGCAACGAGACGCTGTGCAAGACGGTGTCCAGCTCGGAGGTGAGCGTGTGCTCAGAGCCCGTGTGGAAGCAGCGGCTAGAGTTTGACATCAACGTCTGCGACCTGCCTCGCATGGCTCGTCTCTGCTTTGCACTTTACGCCGTGATCGAGAAGGCCAAGAAGGCTCGGTCCACCAAGAAGAAGTCCAAGAAGGCG GACTGCCCCATCGCCTGGGCCAACCTCATGCTGTTTGACTACAAGGACCAGCTCAAGACCGGTGAATGCTGCCTGTACATGTGGCCGTCCGCACCAG ACGAGAAGGGGGAGCTGCTGAACCCCGCGGGAACAGTGCGGAGTAACCCCAACACGGAGAGCGCTGCTGCCCTAGTCATCTGCCTCCCTGAGGTGTCCGCCTACCCTGTGTACTACCCAGCCCTGGACAAG ATTCTGGAGCTGGGGCGGCACGGGGAGCACGGGCGCTTCAGCGAGGAGGAG CTGCAGCTGCGGGAAATCCTGGAGCGGCGGGGGTCCGGGGAGCTGTACGAGCACGAGAAAGACCTGGTGTGGAAGATGCGGCACGAGGTCCAGGAGCGCTTCCCGGAGGCGCTGGCCCGCCTGCTGCTGGTCACCAAGTGGAACAAGCACGAGGATGTGGCCCAg ATGCTCTACCTGCTGTGCTCCTGGCCGGACCTGCCCGTCCTGAGCGCCCTGGAGCTGCTGGACTTCAGCTTCCCCGACCGCCACGTGGGCTCCTTCGCCATCAAGTCTCTGCGGAAACTGAC GGACGATGAGCTTTTCCAGTACCTGCTGCAGCTGGTGCAGGTCCTCAAGTACGAGTCCTACCTGGACTGCGAGCTGACCAAGTTCCTGCTGGACCGGGCCCTGTCCAACCGCAAGATCGGCCACTTCCTTTTCTGGCACCTCCG ctCCGAGATGCACGTGCCCTCCGTGGCGCTGCGCTTCGGCCTCATCATGGAAGCCTACTGCAGGGGCAGCACCCACCACATGAAGGTGCTGATGAGGCAG GGCGAGGCGCTGAGCAAACTGAAGGCCCTGAACGACTTTGTCAAGGTGAGCTCCCAGAAGACCACCCGGCCCCAGACCAAGGAGCTGATGCACCTGTGCATGCGCCAGGAGACCTACCTGGAGGCCCTCTCCAACCTGCAGTCCCCGCTGGACCCCAGCACCCTGCTGGCCGAAGTCTG CGTGGAACAGTGCACCTTCATGGATTCCAAGATGAAGCCCCTGTGGGTCATATACAGCAACGAGGAGGCGGGCAGTGACAGCAGTGTGGGCATCATCTTTAAGAACGGGGACG ACCTCCGCCAGGACATGCTGACTCTGCAGATGATCCAGCTCATGGACGTTCTGTGGAAGCAGGAGGGATTGGACCTGAG GATGACCCCCTATGGCTGCCTCTCCACGGGGGACCGCACAGGCCTCATCGAGGTGGTGCTTCACTCAGACACCATCGCCAACATCCAGCTGAACAAAAGCAACATGGCAGCCACGGCTGCCTTCAACAAGGATGCCCTGCTCAACTGGCTCAAGTCCAAGAACCCTGG ggaagccTTGGATCGAGCCATTGAGGAGTTTACCCTCTCCTGCGCGGGTTACTGTGTGGCCACTTACGTGTTGGGCATCGGTGATCGGCACAGTGACAACATCATGATCCGCGAGAATGGGCAG CTGTTCCACATTGATTTTGGCCACTTTCTGGGGAATTTCAAGACCAAGTTTGGAATCAACCGTGAGCGCGTCCCATTCATCCTCACGTACGACTTTGTGCACGTGATCCAGCAGGGGAAAACGAATAACAGTGAGAAATTTGAAAG gttCCGTGGCTACTGTGAGCGAGCCTATACCATCCTGCGGCGCCACGGGCCTCTGTTCCTTCACCTCTTCGCCCTGATGCGGGCCGCCGGCCTGCCTGAGCTCAGCTGCTCCAAAGACATCCAGTATCTCAAG GACTCTCTGGCCTTGGGAAAGACAGAGGAGGAGGCTCTAAAGCACTTTCGAGTGAAGTTCAACGAAGCCCTCCGGGAGAGCTGGAAGACCAAAGTGAACTGGCTGGCCCACAACGTGTCCAAAGACAACAGGCAGTAG